CGTGGTGACGACGTCGAGCGTCATGCGGTTCAATACGACGATCCGAGAATCGGCCAGGTCTGCGACATACAGAAGGCGTTGTCCGGCATCCGGAGAGAACGCAAGACCGGCAGCGGTCTGCCCTGTGGTGCCGATGGACTTTTGCGTGATGTAGTTTCCCGCGGTCGTGAAAACCTGGATGCGGTGATTGGCACGGTCGGCGACATAAACCATGCCGTCGGCCGACACCTTGACGCTGTGAACCAGACCGAATTGCGACGAGGCGTCCCCTGCCGCCTCCGGTCTATTGCCGAATGCGCCCCACATGCGTTTGAAGGCTCCCGTCCCCGCGTCGAACACAGCCACGCGCACGTTGCCATAGCCGTCGGCGACGAAGATCTCATTCGCCTTCCGATTCAGGAAGGCGTCCGCCGGTTGATGCAGGTTCCGCGTGTCCGCATTCCCCTTGCTCGTATTGCGGCCGCCGATCTGCAGGACAAATTTTCCGGAAGTCGTGAATTTCAAGAGCATGTCGTCCGAATCGCCCGGAGGCAGCGGCGTTCCATATCCATTATTCCCGCCGATCCAGACGAAGTTGGAGGGATCGACATAGATGCCATGCTCCCGCTCCGGCCAGTCGTATCCTTTCGCGGGTCCGCCCCAACTCGACAGGAACTTTCCGGCTGCATCAAATTCCAGAACCGGAGGCGCCGCTTTTGCCCTCTGTTCCGCAGGGACAGTGTTCGGCCGCTGAATGATCCAGACATGATCCTTCGAATCGACCGCGACAGACGACACTTCTCCGAAAACCCAACCATTCGGAATCGCCGGCCAGGACGGATCGGGACGAAAGACGGGCGCCGGCGCGCTTGATTGTCCCGTGATGTGGACGGATACGGCGAGAAGCATGCCCGACGCCAGAAGGCCAACGAATACGAGGTGTTTGCTGAAGCCCAAGTGAACCTCCGGGTATATTGTAAAGCCCGCAGCCGCGGAGCGGCTGTCTCTAATCCGTCCGAAGTGTGGCGGCAGGATTGGTTCGGCTCGCGCGATATGCCGGAACAAACGCTCCAAACAATGAGGCGGCAAGGAGCACGACGGCCGCCAGCACAAAGGTGAGCGGAGATAGGATGATGGCTTGCCTTCTTGCTGCCTCGGGATCCATACCGGATCGGACCCGTGTTTCAATCTCATGCTGCAGATGAAACTCGAGTTCATCGGCCATCTCCTGCTCGACCTTTTTGCGGAAGAACAAACAGCGAAGACGGTAGAGAATGTCGCTCCACATGGATATGCCTCGAGGATTTTTGTGACTGCGAACATCAGCTTCCGCCAGTTCTTTGTAACCGTT
The sequence above is a segment of the Terriglobia bacterium genome. Coding sequences within it:
- a CDS encoding permease prefix domain 1-containing protein, which codes for MWSDILYRLRCLFFRKKVEQEMADELEFHLQHEIETRVRSGMDPEAARRQAIILSPLTFVLAAVVLLAASLFGAFVPAYRASRTNPAATLRTD